From a single Phocoena sinus isolate mPhoSin1 chromosome 1, mPhoSin1.pri, whole genome shotgun sequence genomic region:
- the FUBP1 gene encoding far upstream element-binding protein 1 isoform X3 has product MADYSTVPPPSSGSAGGGGGGGGGGGVNDAFKDALQRARQIAAKIGGDAGTSLNSNDYGYGGQKRPLEDGDGSWTSPSSTTHWEGMPSPFKDQPDAKKVAPQNDSFGTQLPPMHQQQSRSVMTEEYKVPDGMVGFIIGRGGEQISRIQQESGCKIQIAPDSGGLPERSCMLTGTPESVQSAKRLLDQIVEKGRPAPGFHHGDGPGNAVQEIMIPASKAGLVIGKGGETIKQLQERAGVKMVMIQDGPQNTGADKPLRITGDPYKVQQAKEMVLELIRDQGGFREVRNEYGSRIGGNEGIDVPIPRFAVGIVIGRNGEMIKKIQNDAGVRIQFKPDDGTTPDRIAQITGPPDRCQHAAEIITDLLRSVQAGNPGGPGPGGRGRGRGQGNWNMGPPGGLQEFNFIVPTGKTGLIIGKGGETIKSISQQSGARIELQRNPPPNADPNMKLFTIRGTPQQIDYARQLIEEKIGGPVNPLGPPVPHGPHGVPGPHGPPGPPGPGTPMGPYNPAPYNPGPPGPAPHGPPAPYAPQGWGNAYPHWQQQAPPDPAKTGTDPNSAAWAAYYAHYYQQQAQPPPAAPAGAPTTTQTNGQGDQQNPAPAGQVDYTKAWEEYYKKMGQQGQTQDYSKAWEEYYKKQGQAVPAPTGAPPGGQPDYSAAWAEYYRQQAAYYAQTSPQGMPQHPPAPQGQ; this is encoded by the exons ATGGCAGATTATTCAACAGTGCCTCCACCCTCCTCTGGCTCAGCTGGTGGTGGAGGCGGCGGCGGTGGTGGTGGAGGAGTTAACGATGCTTTCAAAGATGCGCTGCAGAGAGCCCGACAG attgcaGCAAAAATTGGAGGTGATGCTGGTACATCACTGAATTCAAATGACTATGGTTATGGGGGACAGAAAAGACCTTTGGAAGATGGAG atGGCTCTTGGACAAGTCCGAGCAGTACAACACACTGGGAGGGAATGCCCTCTCCTTTTAAAG ATCAGCCAGATGCTAAGAAAGTTGCTCCTCAAAATGAct CTTTTGGAACACAGTTACCACCGATGCATCAGCAGCAAAG CAGATCTGTAATGACAGAAGAATACAAAGTTCCAGATGGGATGGTTGGATTTA tAATTGGCAGAGGAGGTGAACAGATCTCACGCATACAACAGGAATCTGGATGCAAAATACAGATAGCTCCTG aCAGTGGTGGCCTTCCAGAAAGGTCTTGTATGTTAACTGGAACCCCTGAGTCTGTCCA ATCAGCAAAACGGTTACTGGACCAGATTGTTGAAAAAGGAAGACCAGCCCCTGGCTTCCATCATGGTGATGGGCCAGGAAATGCGGTTCAAGAAATCATGATTCCAGCTAGCAAAGCAGGATTAGTCATTGGAAAGGGGGGAGAGACTATTAAACAACTTCAG GAACGGGCTGGAGTTAAAATGGTTATGATCCAAGATGGACCTCAGAACACTGGTGCTGACAAACCTCTTAGGATTACAGGGGACCCATACAAAGTTCAA CAAGCCAAGGAAATGGTGTTAGAATTAATTCGTGATCAAGGTGGTTTCAGAGAAGTTCGAAATGAGTATGGGTCAAGAATAGGAGGAAATGAAGGAATAGAT GTCCCCATTCCAAGATTTGCTGTTGGCATCGTAAtaggaagaaatggagagatgattaaaaaaatacaaaatgatgcTGGTGTTCGAATTCAGTTTAAGCCAG ATGACGGAACGACACCAGATAGAATAGCACAAATAACAGGACCTCCAGACCGATGTCAACATGCTGCAGAAATTATTACAGACCTTCTCCGAAGTGTTCAG GCTGGTAATCCTGGTGGACCTGGGCCTGGTGGTCGAGGAAGAGGTAGAGGTCAAGGCAACTGGAACATGGGACCACCTGGTGGACTACAGGAATTTAATTTCATTGTACCAACTGGAAAAACTGGATTAATAATAGGAAAAG GAGGTGAAACCATAAAAAGCATAAGCCAACAGTCTGGTGCAAGAATAGAACTTCAGAGAAATCCTCCACCTAATGCAGATCCTaatatgaagttatttacaaTTCGTGGCACTCCACAGCAAATAGACTATGCTCGGCaactcatagaagaaaagatTGGT GGCCCAGTAAATCCTTTAGGGCCACCTGTACCCCATGGGCCCCATGGTGTCCCAGGCCCCCACGGGCCTCCTGGGCCCCCTGGGCCTGGAACTCCGATGGGACCATATAACCCTGCACCTTATAATCCGGGACCACCTGGCCCTGCTCCTCA TGGTCCTCCAGCCCCTTATGCTCCCCAAGGGTGGGGAAATGCGTATCCACATTGGCAGCAACAGGCCCCTCCAGATCCAG CTAAAACAGGAACAGATCCAAATTCAGCAGCTTGGGCTGCTTATTATGCTCACTATTATCAACAACAAGCACAGCCACCGCCTGCAGCTCCTGCCGGTGCACCAACTACAACCCAAACCAATGGACAAG gaGATCAACAGAATCCAGCTCCAGCTGGACAGGTTGATTATACCAAGGCTTGGGAAGAGTACTACAAGAAAATGG GTCAACAAGGGCAGACACAAGATTATTCAAAGGCTTGGGAGGAATATTACAAGAAGCAAG gTCAAGCAGTTCCTGCCCCTACTGGTGCTCCACCAGGTGGTCAGCCAGATTATAGTGCAGCCTGGGCTGAGTACTATAGACAACAAGCAGCCTACTACGCCCAGACAAGTCCCCAGGGAATGCCACAGCATCCTCCAGCACCTCAG GGCCAATAA
- the FUBP1 gene encoding far upstream element-binding protein 1 isoform X4: MADYSTVPPPSSGSAGGGGGGGGGGGVNDAFKDALQRARQIAAKIGGDAGTSLNSNDYGYGGQKRPLEDGDGSWTSPSSTTHWEGMPSPFKDQPDAKKVAPQNDSFGTQLPPMHQQQSRSVMTEEYKVPDGMVGFIIGRGGEQISRIQQESGCKIQIAPDSGGLPERSCMLTGTPESVQSAKRLLDQIVEKGRPAPGFHHGDGPGNAVQEIMIPASKAGLVIGKGGETIKQLQERAGVKMVMIQDGPQNTGADKPLRITGDPYKVQQAKEMVLELIRDQGGFREVRNEYGSRIGGNEGIDVPIPRFAVGIVIGRNGEMIKKIQNDAGVRIQFKPDDGTTPDRIAQITGPPDRCQHAAEIITDLLRSVQAGNPGGPGPGGRGRGRGQGNWNMGPPGGLQEFNFIVPTGKTGLIIGKGGETIKSISQQSGARIELQRNPPPNADPNMKLFTIRGTPQQIDYARQLIEEKIGGPVNPLGPPVPHGPHGVPGPHGPPGPPGPGTPMGPYNPAPYNPGPPGPAPHGPPAPYAPQGWGNAYPHWQQQAPPDPAKTGTDPNSAAWAAYYAHYYQQQAQPPPAAPAGAPTTTQTNGQGNYGDQQNPAPAGQVDYTKAWEEYYKKMGQAVPAPTGAPPGGQPDYSAAWAEYYRQQAAYYAQTSPQGMPQHPPAPQGQ; this comes from the exons ATGGCAGATTATTCAACAGTGCCTCCACCCTCCTCTGGCTCAGCTGGTGGTGGAGGCGGCGGCGGTGGTGGTGGAGGAGTTAACGATGCTTTCAAAGATGCGCTGCAGAGAGCCCGACAG attgcaGCAAAAATTGGAGGTGATGCTGGTACATCACTGAATTCAAATGACTATGGTTATGGGGGACAGAAAAGACCTTTGGAAGATGGAG atGGCTCTTGGACAAGTCCGAGCAGTACAACACACTGGGAGGGAATGCCCTCTCCTTTTAAAG ATCAGCCAGATGCTAAGAAAGTTGCTCCTCAAAATGAct CTTTTGGAACACAGTTACCACCGATGCATCAGCAGCAAAG CAGATCTGTAATGACAGAAGAATACAAAGTTCCAGATGGGATGGTTGGATTTA tAATTGGCAGAGGAGGTGAACAGATCTCACGCATACAACAGGAATCTGGATGCAAAATACAGATAGCTCCTG aCAGTGGTGGCCTTCCAGAAAGGTCTTGTATGTTAACTGGAACCCCTGAGTCTGTCCA ATCAGCAAAACGGTTACTGGACCAGATTGTTGAAAAAGGAAGACCAGCCCCTGGCTTCCATCATGGTGATGGGCCAGGAAATGCGGTTCAAGAAATCATGATTCCAGCTAGCAAAGCAGGATTAGTCATTGGAAAGGGGGGAGAGACTATTAAACAACTTCAG GAACGGGCTGGAGTTAAAATGGTTATGATCCAAGATGGACCTCAGAACACTGGTGCTGACAAACCTCTTAGGATTACAGGGGACCCATACAAAGTTCAA CAAGCCAAGGAAATGGTGTTAGAATTAATTCGTGATCAAGGTGGTTTCAGAGAAGTTCGAAATGAGTATGGGTCAAGAATAGGAGGAAATGAAGGAATAGAT GTCCCCATTCCAAGATTTGCTGTTGGCATCGTAAtaggaagaaatggagagatgattaaaaaaatacaaaatgatgcTGGTGTTCGAATTCAGTTTAAGCCAG ATGACGGAACGACACCAGATAGAATAGCACAAATAACAGGACCTCCAGACCGATGTCAACATGCTGCAGAAATTATTACAGACCTTCTCCGAAGTGTTCAG GCTGGTAATCCTGGTGGACCTGGGCCTGGTGGTCGAGGAAGAGGTAGAGGTCAAGGCAACTGGAACATGGGACCACCTGGTGGACTACAGGAATTTAATTTCATTGTACCAACTGGAAAAACTGGATTAATAATAGGAAAAG GAGGTGAAACCATAAAAAGCATAAGCCAACAGTCTGGTGCAAGAATAGAACTTCAGAGAAATCCTCCACCTAATGCAGATCCTaatatgaagttatttacaaTTCGTGGCACTCCACAGCAAATAGACTATGCTCGGCaactcatagaagaaaagatTGGT GGCCCAGTAAATCCTTTAGGGCCACCTGTACCCCATGGGCCCCATGGTGTCCCAGGCCCCCACGGGCCTCCTGGGCCCCCTGGGCCTGGAACTCCGATGGGACCATATAACCCTGCACCTTATAATCCGGGACCACCTGGCCCTGCTCCTCA TGGTCCTCCAGCCCCTTATGCTCCCCAAGGGTGGGGAAATGCGTATCCACATTGGCAGCAACAGGCCCCTCCAGATCCAG CTAAAACAGGAACAGATCCAAATTCAGCAGCTTGGGCTGCTTATTATGCTCACTATTATCAACAACAAGCACAGCCACCGCCTGCAGCTCCTGCCGGTGCACCAACTACAACCCAAACCAATGGACAAGGTAACTATG gaGATCAACAGAATCCAGCTCCAGCTGGACAGGTTGATTATACCAAGGCTTGGGAAGAGTACTACAAGAAAATGG gTCAAGCAGTTCCTGCCCCTACTGGTGCTCCACCAGGTGGTCAGCCAGATTATAGTGCAGCCTGGGCTGAGTACTATAGACAACAAGCAGCCTACTACGCCCAGACAAGTCCCCAGGGAATGCCACAGCATCCTCCAGCACCTCAG GGCCAATAA
- the FUBP1 gene encoding far upstream element-binding protein 1 isoform X2, translating into MADYSTVPPPSSGSAGGGGGGGGGGGVNDAFKDALQRARQIAAKIGGDAGTSLNSNDYGYGGQKRPLEDGDGSWTSPSSTTHWEGMPSPFKDQPDAKKVAPQNDSFGTQLPPMHQQQRSVMTEEYKVPDGMVGFIIGRGGEQISRIQQESGCKIQIAPDSGGLPERSCMLTGTPESVQSAKRLLDQIVEKGRPAPGFHHGDGPGNAVQEIMIPASKAGLVIGKGGETIKQLQERAGVKMVMIQDGPQNTGADKPLRITGDPYKVQQAKEMVLELIRDQGGFREVRNEYGSRIGGNEGIDVPIPRFAVGIVIGRNGEMIKKIQNDAGVRIQFKPDDGTTPDRIAQITGPPDRCQHAAEIITDLLRSVQAGNPGGPGPGGRGRGRGQGNWNMGPPGGLQEFNFIVPTGKTGLIIGKGGETIKSISQQSGARIELQRNPPPNADPNMKLFTIRGTPQQIDYARQLIEEKIGGPVNPLGPPVPHGPHGVPGPHGPPGPPGPGTPMGPYNPAPYNPGPPGPAPHGPPAPYAPQGWGNAYPHWQQQAPPDPAKTGTDPNSAAWAAYYAHYYQQQAQPPPAAPAGAPTTTQTNGQGNYGDQQNPAPAGQVDYTKAWEEYYKKMGQQGQTQDYSKAWEEYYKKQGQAVPAPTGAPPGGQPDYSAAWAEYYRQQAAYYAQTSPQGMPQHPPAPQGQ; encoded by the exons ATGGCAGATTATTCAACAGTGCCTCCACCCTCCTCTGGCTCAGCTGGTGGTGGAGGCGGCGGCGGTGGTGGTGGAGGAGTTAACGATGCTTTCAAAGATGCGCTGCAGAGAGCCCGACAG attgcaGCAAAAATTGGAGGTGATGCTGGTACATCACTGAATTCAAATGACTATGGTTATGGGGGACAGAAAAGACCTTTGGAAGATGGAG atGGCTCTTGGACAAGTCCGAGCAGTACAACACACTGGGAGGGAATGCCCTCTCCTTTTAAAG ATCAGCCAGATGCTAAGAAAGTTGCTCCTCAAAATGAct CTTTTGGAACACAGTTACCACCGATGCATCAGCAGCAAAG ATCTGTAATGACAGAAGAATACAAAGTTCCAGATGGGATGGTTGGATTTA tAATTGGCAGAGGAGGTGAACAGATCTCACGCATACAACAGGAATCTGGATGCAAAATACAGATAGCTCCTG aCAGTGGTGGCCTTCCAGAAAGGTCTTGTATGTTAACTGGAACCCCTGAGTCTGTCCA ATCAGCAAAACGGTTACTGGACCAGATTGTTGAAAAAGGAAGACCAGCCCCTGGCTTCCATCATGGTGATGGGCCAGGAAATGCGGTTCAAGAAATCATGATTCCAGCTAGCAAAGCAGGATTAGTCATTGGAAAGGGGGGAGAGACTATTAAACAACTTCAG GAACGGGCTGGAGTTAAAATGGTTATGATCCAAGATGGACCTCAGAACACTGGTGCTGACAAACCTCTTAGGATTACAGGGGACCCATACAAAGTTCAA CAAGCCAAGGAAATGGTGTTAGAATTAATTCGTGATCAAGGTGGTTTCAGAGAAGTTCGAAATGAGTATGGGTCAAGAATAGGAGGAAATGAAGGAATAGAT GTCCCCATTCCAAGATTTGCTGTTGGCATCGTAAtaggaagaaatggagagatgattaaaaaaatacaaaatgatgcTGGTGTTCGAATTCAGTTTAAGCCAG ATGACGGAACGACACCAGATAGAATAGCACAAATAACAGGACCTCCAGACCGATGTCAACATGCTGCAGAAATTATTACAGACCTTCTCCGAAGTGTTCAG GCTGGTAATCCTGGTGGACCTGGGCCTGGTGGTCGAGGAAGAGGTAGAGGTCAAGGCAACTGGAACATGGGACCACCTGGTGGACTACAGGAATTTAATTTCATTGTACCAACTGGAAAAACTGGATTAATAATAGGAAAAG GAGGTGAAACCATAAAAAGCATAAGCCAACAGTCTGGTGCAAGAATAGAACTTCAGAGAAATCCTCCACCTAATGCAGATCCTaatatgaagttatttacaaTTCGTGGCACTCCACAGCAAATAGACTATGCTCGGCaactcatagaagaaaagatTGGT GGCCCAGTAAATCCTTTAGGGCCACCTGTACCCCATGGGCCCCATGGTGTCCCAGGCCCCCACGGGCCTCCTGGGCCCCCTGGGCCTGGAACTCCGATGGGACCATATAACCCTGCACCTTATAATCCGGGACCACCTGGCCCTGCTCCTCA TGGTCCTCCAGCCCCTTATGCTCCCCAAGGGTGGGGAAATGCGTATCCACATTGGCAGCAACAGGCCCCTCCAGATCCAG CTAAAACAGGAACAGATCCAAATTCAGCAGCTTGGGCTGCTTATTATGCTCACTATTATCAACAACAAGCACAGCCACCGCCTGCAGCTCCTGCCGGTGCACCAACTACAACCCAAACCAATGGACAAGGTAACTATG gaGATCAACAGAATCCAGCTCCAGCTGGACAGGTTGATTATACCAAGGCTTGGGAAGAGTACTACAAGAAAATGG GTCAACAAGGGCAGACACAAGATTATTCAAAGGCTTGGGAGGAATATTACAAGAAGCAAG gTCAAGCAGTTCCTGCCCCTACTGGTGCTCCACCAGGTGGTCAGCCAGATTATAGTGCAGCCTGGGCTGAGTACTATAGACAACAAGCAGCCTACTACGCCCAGACAAGTCCCCAGGGAATGCCACAGCATCCTCCAGCACCTCAG GGCCAATAA
- the FUBP1 gene encoding far upstream element-binding protein 1 isoform X1, with protein sequence MADYSTVPPPSSGSAGGGGGGGGGGGVNDAFKDALQRARQIAAKIGGDAGTSLNSNDYGYGGQKRPLEDGDGSWTSPSSTTHWEGMPSPFKDQPDAKKVAPQNDSFGTQLPPMHQQQSRSVMTEEYKVPDGMVGFIIGRGGEQISRIQQESGCKIQIAPDSGGLPERSCMLTGTPESVQSAKRLLDQIVEKGRPAPGFHHGDGPGNAVQEIMIPASKAGLVIGKGGETIKQLQERAGVKMVMIQDGPQNTGADKPLRITGDPYKVQQAKEMVLELIRDQGGFREVRNEYGSRIGGNEGIDVPIPRFAVGIVIGRNGEMIKKIQNDAGVRIQFKPDDGTTPDRIAQITGPPDRCQHAAEIITDLLRSVQAGNPGGPGPGGRGRGRGQGNWNMGPPGGLQEFNFIVPTGKTGLIIGKGGETIKSISQQSGARIELQRNPPPNADPNMKLFTIRGTPQQIDYARQLIEEKIGGPVNPLGPPVPHGPHGVPGPHGPPGPPGPGTPMGPYNPAPYNPGPPGPAPHGPPAPYAPQGWGNAYPHWQQQAPPDPAKTGTDPNSAAWAAYYAHYYQQQAQPPPAAPAGAPTTTQTNGQGNYGDQQNPAPAGQVDYTKAWEEYYKKMGQQGQTQDYSKAWEEYYKKQGQAVPAPTGAPPGGQPDYSAAWAEYYRQQAAYYAQTSPQGMPQHPPAPQGQ encoded by the exons ATGGCAGATTATTCAACAGTGCCTCCACCCTCCTCTGGCTCAGCTGGTGGTGGAGGCGGCGGCGGTGGTGGTGGAGGAGTTAACGATGCTTTCAAAGATGCGCTGCAGAGAGCCCGACAG attgcaGCAAAAATTGGAGGTGATGCTGGTACATCACTGAATTCAAATGACTATGGTTATGGGGGACAGAAAAGACCTTTGGAAGATGGAG atGGCTCTTGGACAAGTCCGAGCAGTACAACACACTGGGAGGGAATGCCCTCTCCTTTTAAAG ATCAGCCAGATGCTAAGAAAGTTGCTCCTCAAAATGAct CTTTTGGAACACAGTTACCACCGATGCATCAGCAGCAAAG CAGATCTGTAATGACAGAAGAATACAAAGTTCCAGATGGGATGGTTGGATTTA tAATTGGCAGAGGAGGTGAACAGATCTCACGCATACAACAGGAATCTGGATGCAAAATACAGATAGCTCCTG aCAGTGGTGGCCTTCCAGAAAGGTCTTGTATGTTAACTGGAACCCCTGAGTCTGTCCA ATCAGCAAAACGGTTACTGGACCAGATTGTTGAAAAAGGAAGACCAGCCCCTGGCTTCCATCATGGTGATGGGCCAGGAAATGCGGTTCAAGAAATCATGATTCCAGCTAGCAAAGCAGGATTAGTCATTGGAAAGGGGGGAGAGACTATTAAACAACTTCAG GAACGGGCTGGAGTTAAAATGGTTATGATCCAAGATGGACCTCAGAACACTGGTGCTGACAAACCTCTTAGGATTACAGGGGACCCATACAAAGTTCAA CAAGCCAAGGAAATGGTGTTAGAATTAATTCGTGATCAAGGTGGTTTCAGAGAAGTTCGAAATGAGTATGGGTCAAGAATAGGAGGAAATGAAGGAATAGAT GTCCCCATTCCAAGATTTGCTGTTGGCATCGTAAtaggaagaaatggagagatgattaaaaaaatacaaaatgatgcTGGTGTTCGAATTCAGTTTAAGCCAG ATGACGGAACGACACCAGATAGAATAGCACAAATAACAGGACCTCCAGACCGATGTCAACATGCTGCAGAAATTATTACAGACCTTCTCCGAAGTGTTCAG GCTGGTAATCCTGGTGGACCTGGGCCTGGTGGTCGAGGAAGAGGTAGAGGTCAAGGCAACTGGAACATGGGACCACCTGGTGGACTACAGGAATTTAATTTCATTGTACCAACTGGAAAAACTGGATTAATAATAGGAAAAG GAGGTGAAACCATAAAAAGCATAAGCCAACAGTCTGGTGCAAGAATAGAACTTCAGAGAAATCCTCCACCTAATGCAGATCCTaatatgaagttatttacaaTTCGTGGCACTCCACAGCAAATAGACTATGCTCGGCaactcatagaagaaaagatTGGT GGCCCAGTAAATCCTTTAGGGCCACCTGTACCCCATGGGCCCCATGGTGTCCCAGGCCCCCACGGGCCTCCTGGGCCCCCTGGGCCTGGAACTCCGATGGGACCATATAACCCTGCACCTTATAATCCGGGACCACCTGGCCCTGCTCCTCA TGGTCCTCCAGCCCCTTATGCTCCCCAAGGGTGGGGAAATGCGTATCCACATTGGCAGCAACAGGCCCCTCCAGATCCAG CTAAAACAGGAACAGATCCAAATTCAGCAGCTTGGGCTGCTTATTATGCTCACTATTATCAACAACAAGCACAGCCACCGCCTGCAGCTCCTGCCGGTGCACCAACTACAACCCAAACCAATGGACAAGGTAACTATG gaGATCAACAGAATCCAGCTCCAGCTGGACAGGTTGATTATACCAAGGCTTGGGAAGAGTACTACAAGAAAATGG GTCAACAAGGGCAGACACAAGATTATTCAAAGGCTTGGGAGGAATATTACAAGAAGCAAG gTCAAGCAGTTCCTGCCCCTACTGGTGCTCCACCAGGTGGTCAGCCAGATTATAGTGCAGCCTGGGCTGAGTACTATAGACAACAAGCAGCCTACTACGCCCAGACAAGTCCCCAGGGAATGCCACAGCATCCTCCAGCACCTCAG GGCCAATAA
- the FUBP1 gene encoding far upstream element-binding protein 1 isoform X7, translating to MADYSTVPPPSSGSAGGGGGGGGGGGVNDAFKDALQRARQIAAKIGGDAGTSLNSNDYGYGGQKRPLEDGDGSWTSPSSTTHWEGMPSPFKDQPDAKKVAPQNDSFGTQLPPMHQQQSRSVMTEEYKVPDGMVGFIIGRGGEQISRIQQESGCKIQIAPDSGGLPERSCMLTGTPESVQSAKRLLDQIVEKGRPAPGFHHGDGPGNAVQEIMIPASKAGLVIGKGGETIKQLQERAGVKMVMIQDGPQNTGADKPLRITGDPYKVQQAKEMVLELIRDQGGFREVRNEYGSRIGGNEGIDVPIPRFAVGIVIGRNGEMIKKIQNDAGVRIQFKPDDGTTPDRIAQITGPPDRCQHAAEIITDLLRSVQAGNPGGPGPGGRGRGRGQGNWNMGPPGGLQEFNFIVPTGKTGLIIGKGGETIKSISQQSGARIELQRNPPPNADPNMKLFTIRGTPQQIDYARQLIEEKIGGPVNPLGPPVPHGPHGVPGPHGPPGPPGPGTPMGPYNPAPYNPGPPGPAPHGPPAPYAPQGWGNAYPHWQQQAPPDPAKTGTDPNSAAWAAYYAHYYQQQAQPPPAAPAGAPTTTQTNGQGDQQNPAPAGQVDYTKAWEEYYKKMGQAVPAPTGAPPGGQPDYSAAWAEYYRQQAAYYAQTSPQGMPQHPPAPQGQ from the exons ATGGCAGATTATTCAACAGTGCCTCCACCCTCCTCTGGCTCAGCTGGTGGTGGAGGCGGCGGCGGTGGTGGTGGAGGAGTTAACGATGCTTTCAAAGATGCGCTGCAGAGAGCCCGACAG attgcaGCAAAAATTGGAGGTGATGCTGGTACATCACTGAATTCAAATGACTATGGTTATGGGGGACAGAAAAGACCTTTGGAAGATGGAG atGGCTCTTGGACAAGTCCGAGCAGTACAACACACTGGGAGGGAATGCCCTCTCCTTTTAAAG ATCAGCCAGATGCTAAGAAAGTTGCTCCTCAAAATGAct CTTTTGGAACACAGTTACCACCGATGCATCAGCAGCAAAG CAGATCTGTAATGACAGAAGAATACAAAGTTCCAGATGGGATGGTTGGATTTA tAATTGGCAGAGGAGGTGAACAGATCTCACGCATACAACAGGAATCTGGATGCAAAATACAGATAGCTCCTG aCAGTGGTGGCCTTCCAGAAAGGTCTTGTATGTTAACTGGAACCCCTGAGTCTGTCCA ATCAGCAAAACGGTTACTGGACCAGATTGTTGAAAAAGGAAGACCAGCCCCTGGCTTCCATCATGGTGATGGGCCAGGAAATGCGGTTCAAGAAATCATGATTCCAGCTAGCAAAGCAGGATTAGTCATTGGAAAGGGGGGAGAGACTATTAAACAACTTCAG GAACGGGCTGGAGTTAAAATGGTTATGATCCAAGATGGACCTCAGAACACTGGTGCTGACAAACCTCTTAGGATTACAGGGGACCCATACAAAGTTCAA CAAGCCAAGGAAATGGTGTTAGAATTAATTCGTGATCAAGGTGGTTTCAGAGAAGTTCGAAATGAGTATGGGTCAAGAATAGGAGGAAATGAAGGAATAGAT GTCCCCATTCCAAGATTTGCTGTTGGCATCGTAAtaggaagaaatggagagatgattaaaaaaatacaaaatgatgcTGGTGTTCGAATTCAGTTTAAGCCAG ATGACGGAACGACACCAGATAGAATAGCACAAATAACAGGACCTCCAGACCGATGTCAACATGCTGCAGAAATTATTACAGACCTTCTCCGAAGTGTTCAG GCTGGTAATCCTGGTGGACCTGGGCCTGGTGGTCGAGGAAGAGGTAGAGGTCAAGGCAACTGGAACATGGGACCACCTGGTGGACTACAGGAATTTAATTTCATTGTACCAACTGGAAAAACTGGATTAATAATAGGAAAAG GAGGTGAAACCATAAAAAGCATAAGCCAACAGTCTGGTGCAAGAATAGAACTTCAGAGAAATCCTCCACCTAATGCAGATCCTaatatgaagttatttacaaTTCGTGGCACTCCACAGCAAATAGACTATGCTCGGCaactcatagaagaaaagatTGGT GGCCCAGTAAATCCTTTAGGGCCACCTGTACCCCATGGGCCCCATGGTGTCCCAGGCCCCCACGGGCCTCCTGGGCCCCCTGGGCCTGGAACTCCGATGGGACCATATAACCCTGCACCTTATAATCCGGGACCACCTGGCCCTGCTCCTCA TGGTCCTCCAGCCCCTTATGCTCCCCAAGGGTGGGGAAATGCGTATCCACATTGGCAGCAACAGGCCCCTCCAGATCCAG CTAAAACAGGAACAGATCCAAATTCAGCAGCTTGGGCTGCTTATTATGCTCACTATTATCAACAACAAGCACAGCCACCGCCTGCAGCTCCTGCCGGTGCACCAACTACAACCCAAACCAATGGACAAG gaGATCAACAGAATCCAGCTCCAGCTGGACAGGTTGATTATACCAAGGCTTGGGAAGAGTACTACAAGAAAATGG gTCAAGCAGTTCCTGCCCCTACTGGTGCTCCACCAGGTGGTCAGCCAGATTATAGTGCAGCCTGGGCTGAGTACTATAGACAACAAGCAGCCTACTACGCCCAGACAAGTCCCCAGGGAATGCCACAGCATCCTCCAGCACCTCAG GGCCAATAA